A window from Manis javanica isolate MJ-LG chromosome 10, MJ_LKY, whole genome shotgun sequence encodes these proteins:
- the RASA4B gene encoding ras GTPase-activating protein 4B isoform X2 has product MKWKWFPRPRARRPCLARPALRGAQTAARSLLAARCPGPWRASPRDEDPASRTAMARRSSLSIRIVEGKNLPAKDITGSSDPYCLVKVDNEPVIRTATVWKTLCPFWGEEYQVHLPPTFHTVAFYVMDEDALSRDDVIGKVCFTRDTLASHPKGFSGWVHLTEVDPDEEVQGEIHLRLEVVTGTRAHRLRCSVLEARDLAPKDRNGASDPFVRVRYRGRTQETSIVKKSRYPRWNEIFEFELEEGAPEALCVEAWDWDLVSRNDFLGKVVFNVQRLWAVQQEEGWFRLQPDKSKSRQEEGNLGSLQLEVRLRDETVLPSGCYQPLVQLLCHEVKLGTQGPGQLIPLIEETTSTECRQDVATSLLKIFLGQGLAKDFLDLLFQLELGRTSEANTLFRSNSLASKSMESFLKVAGMRYLHSVLGPIIDKVFEEKKYVELDPSKVEVKDVGCTGLHRPQTEAEVLEHSAQTLRAHLGALLSALSRSVRACPAVVRATFRQLFLRVRERFPSAQHENVPFIAVTSFLCLRFFSPAIMAPKLFHLRERHADARTSRTLLLLAKAVQNVGNMDTPASRAKEAWMEPLQPTVHHGVAQLKDFITKLVDIEEKEELDLQQALSLQAPPLKEGPLFIHKTKGKGPLMSSFKKLHFSLTTEALSFAKTPNSKKSTLIKLSNIRAAEKVEEKSFGSSHIMQVIYTDDAGRPQTAYLQCKCVNELNQWLSALWKVSINNSGLLGSYHPGVFRGDKWSCCHQKDKTGRSTRSRVPAERQTLCLQALAKPLRTHWPSFSRCCRASKRPTGPAQPAPLPWSQTTSWSCRCEACPTLPRRAP; this is encoded by the exons ATGAAGTGGAAGTGGTTCCCTCGCCCCCGCGCTCGCCGCCCCTGCCTGGCGCGGCCCGCCCTCCGCGGCGCCCAGACCGCGGCCCGCAGCCTGCTCGCCGCCCGCTGCCCGGGACCCTGGCGTGCATCTCCCCGCGACGAGGACCCCGCTTCGCGGACCGCGATGGCCAGGCGCAGCTCGCTGTCCATCCGTATCGTGGAGGGGAAGAACCTGCCCGCCAAGGACAT CACTGGCAGCAGTGACCCCTACTGCCTTGTGAAGGTGGACAATGAGCCGGTCATCAG GACAGCCACTGTGTGGAAGACCCTGTGCCCCTTCTGGGGTGAGGAGTATCAAGTGCACCTGCCGCCCACCTTCCACACAGTGGCCTTCTACGTCATGGACGAGGATGCCCTCAG CCGAGACGATGTGATTGGGAAGGTCTGCTTTACCAGGGACACCCTGGCCAGTCACCCCAAGG GTTTCAGCGGGTGGGTCCACCTGACCGAGGTCGACCCTGATGAGGAAGTGCAGGGCGAGATCCACCTGCGCCTGGAGGTGGTGACCGGGACGCGGGCCCACCGGCTGCGCTGCTCCGTGCTGGAGGCCAG gGACCTAGCTCCCAAGGACCGGAATGGGGCATCTGATCCCTTTGTCCGAGTGCGCTACCGTGGCCGGACACAGGAGACCTCG ATTGTGAAGAAATCACGCTATCCACGCTGGAATGAGATATTCGAGTTTGAGCTGGAGGAGGGGGCCCCAGAGGCACTGTgcgtggaggcctgggactgggaCCTTGTCAGCCGCAATGACTTCCTGGGCAAA gtgGTGTTCAATGTCCAGAGACTGTGGGCAGTGCAGCAGGAGGAGGGCTGGTTCCGGCTGCAGCCCGACAAGTCCAAGAGTCGGCAGGAAGA GGGCAACCTGGGCTCCTTGCAGCTGGAGGTGCGGCTGCGGGATGAGACAGTTCTGCCCTCTGGCTGCTACCAGCCcctggtgcagctgctgtgccaTGAGGTGAAGCTGGGCACCCAG GGCCCAGGGCAGCTGATCCCACTCATTGAGGAGACAACGAGCACCGAGTGCCGCCAGGACGTGGCCACCAGCCTGCTCAAGATCTTCCTGGGGCAGGGACTGGCTAAAGACTTTCTGGACCTGCTCTTCCAGCTGGAGCTGGGCCGCACCA GTGAGGCCAACACCCTGTTCCGGAGCAACTCTCTGGCCTCAAAGTCCATGGAGTCTTTTCTGAAG GTGGCTGGGATGCGGTATCTGCACAGCGTCCTAGGCCCCATCATTGACAAGGTGTTTGAGGAGAAGAAGTATGTGGAGCTGGACCCCAGCAAAGTGGAGGTCAAGGATGTAGG GTGCACCGGGCTGCACCGCCCACAGACCGAGGCCGAGGTGCTGGAGCACAGTGCGCAGACGCTGCGAGCCCACTTGGGGGCGCTGCTGAGCGCACTCAGTCGCTCGGTTCGCGCATGCCCAGCCGTGGTCCGCGCCACCTTCCGCCAGCTCTTTCTACGCGTGCGCGAGCGCTTCCCCAGCGCCCAGCACGAG AACGTGCCGTTCATCGCTGTCACCAGCTTCCTGTGCCTGCGCTTCTTCTCTCCCGCCATCATGGCGCCCAAGCTGTTCCACCTGCGGGAGCGGCACGCGGACGCCCGCACCAGCCGCACCCTGCTCCTGCTGGCCAAG GCCGTCCAGAACGTGGGCAACATGGACACGCCGGCTTCCAGAGCCAAGGAGGCTTGGATGGAGCCGTTGCAGCCCACCGTGCACCACGGGGTGGCCCAGCTGAAGGACTTCATCACCAAGCTGGTGGACATCGAGGAGAAGGAGG AGCTGGACCTGCAGCAGGCACTGAGTTTGCAGGCACCGCCCTTGAAAGAAGGGCCTCTCTTCATCCACAAGACCAAGGGCAAGGGTCCCCTCATGTCCTCCTTCAAGAAGCTCCACTTCTCCCTCACCACGGAGGCCCTCAGTTTCGCCAAGACGCCCAACTCCAAG AAAAGCACCCTCATCAAGTTATCCAACATCCGGGCAGCAGAAAAAGTGGAGGAGAAGAGCTTCGGCAGCTCACACATCATGCAGGTCATCTATACGGACGATGCGGGCAGGCCCCAGACTGCCTACCTGCAGTGCAAG TGTGTGAATGAACTGAACCAGTGGCTGTCGGCGCTGTGGAAGGTGAGCATCAACAACAGTGGCCTGCTGGGCTCCTACCACCCCGGCGTCTTCCGTGGGGACAAGTGGAGCTGCTGTCACCAGAAGGACAAGACAG GGAGAAGCACCAGGAGCCGAGTGCCAGCAGAGAGACAGACTCTGTGCTTACAGGCCCTGGCGAAG CCACTGAGGACCCACTGGCCCAGCTTCTCCAGGTGCTGCAGGGCCTCCAAGAGGCCCACAGGTCCAGCCCAGCCAGCTCCCCTCCCTTGGAGCCAAACCACCTCCTGGAGCTGCAGATGTGAGGCCTGCCCCACACTCCCTCGCCGAGCCCCCTGA
- the RASA4B gene encoding ras GTPase-activating protein 4B isoform X4, whose product MKWKWFPRPRARRPCLARPALRGAQTAARSLLAARCPGPWRASPRDEDPASRTAMARRSSLSIRIVEGKNLPAKDITGSSDPYCLVKVDNEPVIRTATVWKTLCPFWGEEYQVHLPPTFHTVAFYVMDEDALRDLAPKDRNGASDPFVRVRYRGRTQETSIVKKSRYPRWNEIFEFELEEGAPEALCVEAWDWDLVSRNDFLGKVVFNVQRLWAVQQEEGWFRLQPDKSKSRQEEGNLGSLQLEVRLRDETVLPSGCYQPLVQLLCHEVKLGTQGPGQLIPLIEETTSTECRQDVATSLLKIFLGQGLAKDFLDLLFQLELGRTSEANTLFRSNSLASKSMESFLKVAGMRYLHSVLGPIIDKVFEEKKYVELDPSKVEVKDVGCTGLHRPQTEAEVLEHSAQTLRAHLGALLSALSRSVRACPAVVRATFRQLFLRVRERFPSAQHENVPFIAVTSFLCLRFFSPAIMAPKLFHLRERHADARTSRTLLLLAKAVQNVGNMDTPASRAKEAWMEPLQPTVHHGVAQLKDFITKLVDIEEKEELDLQQALSLQAPPLKEGPLFIHKTKGKGPLMSSFKKLHFSLTTEALSFAKTPNSKKSTLIKLSNIRAAEKVEEKSFGSSHIMQVIYTDDAGRPQTAYLQCKCVNELNQWLSALWKVSINNSGLLGSYHPGVFRGDKWSCCHQKDKTDLGCDKTRSRVTLQEWNDPLDQELEAQLIYQHLLGMEAMLREKHQEPSASRETDSVLTGPGEATEDPLAQLLQVLQGLQEAHRSSPASSPPLEPNHLLELQM is encoded by the exons ATGAAGTGGAAGTGGTTCCCTCGCCCCCGCGCTCGCCGCCCCTGCCTGGCGCGGCCCGCCCTCCGCGGCGCCCAGACCGCGGCCCGCAGCCTGCTCGCCGCCCGCTGCCCGGGACCCTGGCGTGCATCTCCCCGCGACGAGGACCCCGCTTCGCGGACCGCGATGGCCAGGCGCAGCTCGCTGTCCATCCGTATCGTGGAGGGGAAGAACCTGCCCGCCAAGGACAT CACTGGCAGCAGTGACCCCTACTGCCTTGTGAAGGTGGACAATGAGCCGGTCATCAG GACAGCCACTGTGTGGAAGACCCTGTGCCCCTTCTGGGGTGAGGAGTATCAAGTGCACCTGCCGCCCACCTTCCACACAGTGGCCTTCTACGTCATGGACGAGGATGCCCTCAG gGACCTAGCTCCCAAGGACCGGAATGGGGCATCTGATCCCTTTGTCCGAGTGCGCTACCGTGGCCGGACACAGGAGACCTCG ATTGTGAAGAAATCACGCTATCCACGCTGGAATGAGATATTCGAGTTTGAGCTGGAGGAGGGGGCCCCAGAGGCACTGTgcgtggaggcctgggactgggaCCTTGTCAGCCGCAATGACTTCCTGGGCAAA gtgGTGTTCAATGTCCAGAGACTGTGGGCAGTGCAGCAGGAGGAGGGCTGGTTCCGGCTGCAGCCCGACAAGTCCAAGAGTCGGCAGGAAGA GGGCAACCTGGGCTCCTTGCAGCTGGAGGTGCGGCTGCGGGATGAGACAGTTCTGCCCTCTGGCTGCTACCAGCCcctggtgcagctgctgtgccaTGAGGTGAAGCTGGGCACCCAG GGCCCAGGGCAGCTGATCCCACTCATTGAGGAGACAACGAGCACCGAGTGCCGCCAGGACGTGGCCACCAGCCTGCTCAAGATCTTCCTGGGGCAGGGACTGGCTAAAGACTTTCTGGACCTGCTCTTCCAGCTGGAGCTGGGCCGCACCA GTGAGGCCAACACCCTGTTCCGGAGCAACTCTCTGGCCTCAAAGTCCATGGAGTCTTTTCTGAAG GTGGCTGGGATGCGGTATCTGCACAGCGTCCTAGGCCCCATCATTGACAAGGTGTTTGAGGAGAAGAAGTATGTGGAGCTGGACCCCAGCAAAGTGGAGGTCAAGGATGTAGG GTGCACCGGGCTGCACCGCCCACAGACCGAGGCCGAGGTGCTGGAGCACAGTGCGCAGACGCTGCGAGCCCACTTGGGGGCGCTGCTGAGCGCACTCAGTCGCTCGGTTCGCGCATGCCCAGCCGTGGTCCGCGCCACCTTCCGCCAGCTCTTTCTACGCGTGCGCGAGCGCTTCCCCAGCGCCCAGCACGAG AACGTGCCGTTCATCGCTGTCACCAGCTTCCTGTGCCTGCGCTTCTTCTCTCCCGCCATCATGGCGCCCAAGCTGTTCCACCTGCGGGAGCGGCACGCGGACGCCCGCACCAGCCGCACCCTGCTCCTGCTGGCCAAG GCCGTCCAGAACGTGGGCAACATGGACACGCCGGCTTCCAGAGCCAAGGAGGCTTGGATGGAGCCGTTGCAGCCCACCGTGCACCACGGGGTGGCCCAGCTGAAGGACTTCATCACCAAGCTGGTGGACATCGAGGAGAAGGAGG AGCTGGACCTGCAGCAGGCACTGAGTTTGCAGGCACCGCCCTTGAAAGAAGGGCCTCTCTTCATCCACAAGACCAAGGGCAAGGGTCCCCTCATGTCCTCCTTCAAGAAGCTCCACTTCTCCCTCACCACGGAGGCCCTCAGTTTCGCCAAGACGCCCAACTCCAAG AAAAGCACCCTCATCAAGTTATCCAACATCCGGGCAGCAGAAAAAGTGGAGGAGAAGAGCTTCGGCAGCTCACACATCATGCAGGTCATCTATACGGACGATGCGGGCAGGCCCCAGACTGCCTACCTGCAGTGCAAG TGTGTGAATGAACTGAACCAGTGGCTGTCGGCGCTGTGGAAGGTGAGCATCAACAACAGTGGCCTGCTGGGCTCCTACCACCCCGGCGTCTTCCGTGGGGACAAGTGGAGCTGCTGTCACCAGAAGGACAAGACAG ATCTGGGCTGTGATAAGACGCGGTCACGAGTGACCCTGCAGGAGTGGAATGACCCTCTTGACCAAGAGCTGGAGGCCCAGCTCATTTACCAGCACCTGCTGGGCATGGAGGCCATGCTGCG GGAGAAGCACCAGGAGCCGAGTGCCAGCAGAGAGACAGACTCTGTGCTTACAGGCCCTGGCGAAG CCACTGAGGACCCACTGGCCCAGCTTCTCCAGGTGCTGCAGGGCCTCCAAGAGGCCCACAGGTCCAGCCCAGCCAGCTCCCCTCCCTTGGAGCCAAACCACCTCCTGGAGCTGCAGATGTGA
- the RASA4B gene encoding ras GTPase-activating protein 4B isoform X6, giving the protein MSRSSGQPLCGRPCAPSGVRSIKCTCRPPSTQWPSTSWTRMPSGFSGWVHLTEVDPDEEVQGEIHLRLEVVTGTRAHRLRCSVLEARDLAPKDRNGASDPFVRVRYRGRTQETSIVKKSRYPRWNEIFEFELEEGAPEALCVEAWDWDLVSRNDFLGKVVFNVQRLWAVQQEEGWFRLQPDKSKSRQEEGNLGSLQLEVRLRDETVLPSGCYQPLVQLLCHEVKLGTQGPGQLIPLIEETTSTECRQDVATSLLKIFLGQGLAKDFLDLLFQLELGRTSEANTLFRSNSLASKSMESFLKVAGMRYLHSVLGPIIDKVFEEKKYVELDPSKVEVKDVGCTGLHRPQTEAEVLEHSAQTLRAHLGALLSALSRSVRACPAVVRATFRQLFLRVRERFPSAQHENVPFIAVTSFLCLRFFSPAIMAPKLFHLRERHADARTSRTLLLLAKAVQNVGNMDTPASRAKEAWMEPLQPTVHHGVAQLKDFITKLVDIEEKEELDLQQALSLQAPPLKEGPLFIHKTKGKGPLMSSFKKLHFSLTTEALSFAKTPNSKKSTLIKLSNIRAAEKVEEKSFGSSHIMQVIYTDDAGRPQTAYLQCKCVNELNQWLSALWKVSINNSGLLGSYHPGVFRGDKWSCCHQKDKTDLGCDKTRSRVTLQEWNDPLDQELEAQLIYQHLLGMEAMLREKHQEPSASRETDSVLTGPGEATEDPLAQLLQVLQGLQEAHRSSPASSPPLEPNHLLELQM; this is encoded by the exons ATGAGCCGGTCATCAG GACAGCCACTGTGTGGAAGACCCTGTGCCCCTTCTGGGGTGAGGAGTATCAAGTGCACCTGCCGCCCACCTTCCACACAGTGGCCTTCTACGTCATGGACGAGGATGCCCTCAG GTTTCAGCGGGTGGGTCCACCTGACCGAGGTCGACCCTGATGAGGAAGTGCAGGGCGAGATCCACCTGCGCCTGGAGGTGGTGACCGGGACGCGGGCCCACCGGCTGCGCTGCTCCGTGCTGGAGGCCAG gGACCTAGCTCCCAAGGACCGGAATGGGGCATCTGATCCCTTTGTCCGAGTGCGCTACCGTGGCCGGACACAGGAGACCTCG ATTGTGAAGAAATCACGCTATCCACGCTGGAATGAGATATTCGAGTTTGAGCTGGAGGAGGGGGCCCCAGAGGCACTGTgcgtggaggcctgggactgggaCCTTGTCAGCCGCAATGACTTCCTGGGCAAA gtgGTGTTCAATGTCCAGAGACTGTGGGCAGTGCAGCAGGAGGAGGGCTGGTTCCGGCTGCAGCCCGACAAGTCCAAGAGTCGGCAGGAAGA GGGCAACCTGGGCTCCTTGCAGCTGGAGGTGCGGCTGCGGGATGAGACAGTTCTGCCCTCTGGCTGCTACCAGCCcctggtgcagctgctgtgccaTGAGGTGAAGCTGGGCACCCAG GGCCCAGGGCAGCTGATCCCACTCATTGAGGAGACAACGAGCACCGAGTGCCGCCAGGACGTGGCCACCAGCCTGCTCAAGATCTTCCTGGGGCAGGGACTGGCTAAAGACTTTCTGGACCTGCTCTTCCAGCTGGAGCTGGGCCGCACCA GTGAGGCCAACACCCTGTTCCGGAGCAACTCTCTGGCCTCAAAGTCCATGGAGTCTTTTCTGAAG GTGGCTGGGATGCGGTATCTGCACAGCGTCCTAGGCCCCATCATTGACAAGGTGTTTGAGGAGAAGAAGTATGTGGAGCTGGACCCCAGCAAAGTGGAGGTCAAGGATGTAGG GTGCACCGGGCTGCACCGCCCACAGACCGAGGCCGAGGTGCTGGAGCACAGTGCGCAGACGCTGCGAGCCCACTTGGGGGCGCTGCTGAGCGCACTCAGTCGCTCGGTTCGCGCATGCCCAGCCGTGGTCCGCGCCACCTTCCGCCAGCTCTTTCTACGCGTGCGCGAGCGCTTCCCCAGCGCCCAGCACGAG AACGTGCCGTTCATCGCTGTCACCAGCTTCCTGTGCCTGCGCTTCTTCTCTCCCGCCATCATGGCGCCCAAGCTGTTCCACCTGCGGGAGCGGCACGCGGACGCCCGCACCAGCCGCACCCTGCTCCTGCTGGCCAAG GCCGTCCAGAACGTGGGCAACATGGACACGCCGGCTTCCAGAGCCAAGGAGGCTTGGATGGAGCCGTTGCAGCCCACCGTGCACCACGGGGTGGCCCAGCTGAAGGACTTCATCACCAAGCTGGTGGACATCGAGGAGAAGGAGG AGCTGGACCTGCAGCAGGCACTGAGTTTGCAGGCACCGCCCTTGAAAGAAGGGCCTCTCTTCATCCACAAGACCAAGGGCAAGGGTCCCCTCATGTCCTCCTTCAAGAAGCTCCACTTCTCCCTCACCACGGAGGCCCTCAGTTTCGCCAAGACGCCCAACTCCAAG AAAAGCACCCTCATCAAGTTATCCAACATCCGGGCAGCAGAAAAAGTGGAGGAGAAGAGCTTCGGCAGCTCACACATCATGCAGGTCATCTATACGGACGATGCGGGCAGGCCCCAGACTGCCTACCTGCAGTGCAAG TGTGTGAATGAACTGAACCAGTGGCTGTCGGCGCTGTGGAAGGTGAGCATCAACAACAGTGGCCTGCTGGGCTCCTACCACCCCGGCGTCTTCCGTGGGGACAAGTGGAGCTGCTGTCACCAGAAGGACAAGACAG ATCTGGGCTGTGATAAGACGCGGTCACGAGTGACCCTGCAGGAGTGGAATGACCCTCTTGACCAAGAGCTGGAGGCCCAGCTCATTTACCAGCACCTGCTGGGCATGGAGGCCATGCTGCG GGAGAAGCACCAGGAGCCGAGTGCCAGCAGAGAGACAGACTCTGTGCTTACAGGCCCTGGCGAAG CCACTGAGGACCCACTGGCCCAGCTTCTCCAGGTGCTGCAGGGCCTCCAAGAGGCCCACAGGTCCAGCCCAGCCAGCTCCCCTCCCTTGGAGCCAAACCACCTCCTGGAGCTGCAGATGTGA
- the RASA4B gene encoding ras GTPase-activating protein 4B isoform X1: MKWKWFPRPRARRPCLARPALRGAQTAARSLLAARCPGPWRASPRDEDPASRTAMARRSSLSIRIVEGKNLPAKDITGSSDPYCLVKVDNEPVIRTATVWKTLCPFWGEEYQVHLPPTFHTVAFYVMDEDALSRDDVIGKVCFTRDTLASHPKGFSGWVHLTEVDPDEEVQGEIHLRLEVVTGTRAHRLRCSVLEARDLAPKDRNGASDPFVRVRYRGRTQETSIVKKSRYPRWNEIFEFELEEGAPEALCVEAWDWDLVSRNDFLGKVVFNVQRLWAVQQEEGWFRLQPDKSKSRQEEGNLGSLQLEVRLRDETVLPSGCYQPLVQLLCHEVKLGTQGPGQLIPLIEETTSTECRQDVATSLLKIFLGQGLAKDFLDLLFQLELGRTSEANTLFRSNSLASKSMESFLKVAGMRYLHSVLGPIIDKVFEEKKYVELDPSKVEVKDVGCTGLHRPQTEAEVLEHSAQTLRAHLGALLSALSRSVRACPAVVRATFRQLFLRVRERFPSAQHENVPFIAVTSFLCLRFFSPAIMAPKLFHLRERHADARTSRTLLLLAKAVQNVGNMDTPASRAKEAWMEPLQPTVHHGVAQLKDFITKLVDIEEKEELDLQQALSLQAPPLKEGPLFIHKTKGKGPLMSSFKKLHFSLTTEALSFAKTPNSKKSTLIKLSNIRAAEKVEEKSFGSSHIMQVIYTDDAGRPQTAYLQCKCVNELNQWLSALWKVSINNSGLLGSYHPGVFRGDKWSCCHQKDKTDLGCDKTRSRVTLQEWNDPLDQELEAQLIYQHLLGMEAMLREKHQEPSASRETDSVLTGPGEATEDPLAQLLQVLQGLQEAHRSSPASSPPLEPNHLLELQM; the protein is encoded by the exons ATGAAGTGGAAGTGGTTCCCTCGCCCCCGCGCTCGCCGCCCCTGCCTGGCGCGGCCCGCCCTCCGCGGCGCCCAGACCGCGGCCCGCAGCCTGCTCGCCGCCCGCTGCCCGGGACCCTGGCGTGCATCTCCCCGCGACGAGGACCCCGCTTCGCGGACCGCGATGGCCAGGCGCAGCTCGCTGTCCATCCGTATCGTGGAGGGGAAGAACCTGCCCGCCAAGGACAT CACTGGCAGCAGTGACCCCTACTGCCTTGTGAAGGTGGACAATGAGCCGGTCATCAG GACAGCCACTGTGTGGAAGACCCTGTGCCCCTTCTGGGGTGAGGAGTATCAAGTGCACCTGCCGCCCACCTTCCACACAGTGGCCTTCTACGTCATGGACGAGGATGCCCTCAG CCGAGACGATGTGATTGGGAAGGTCTGCTTTACCAGGGACACCCTGGCCAGTCACCCCAAGG GTTTCAGCGGGTGGGTCCACCTGACCGAGGTCGACCCTGATGAGGAAGTGCAGGGCGAGATCCACCTGCGCCTGGAGGTGGTGACCGGGACGCGGGCCCACCGGCTGCGCTGCTCCGTGCTGGAGGCCAG gGACCTAGCTCCCAAGGACCGGAATGGGGCATCTGATCCCTTTGTCCGAGTGCGCTACCGTGGCCGGACACAGGAGACCTCG ATTGTGAAGAAATCACGCTATCCACGCTGGAATGAGATATTCGAGTTTGAGCTGGAGGAGGGGGCCCCAGAGGCACTGTgcgtggaggcctgggactgggaCCTTGTCAGCCGCAATGACTTCCTGGGCAAA gtgGTGTTCAATGTCCAGAGACTGTGGGCAGTGCAGCAGGAGGAGGGCTGGTTCCGGCTGCAGCCCGACAAGTCCAAGAGTCGGCAGGAAGA GGGCAACCTGGGCTCCTTGCAGCTGGAGGTGCGGCTGCGGGATGAGACAGTTCTGCCCTCTGGCTGCTACCAGCCcctggtgcagctgctgtgccaTGAGGTGAAGCTGGGCACCCAG GGCCCAGGGCAGCTGATCCCACTCATTGAGGAGACAACGAGCACCGAGTGCCGCCAGGACGTGGCCACCAGCCTGCTCAAGATCTTCCTGGGGCAGGGACTGGCTAAAGACTTTCTGGACCTGCTCTTCCAGCTGGAGCTGGGCCGCACCA GTGAGGCCAACACCCTGTTCCGGAGCAACTCTCTGGCCTCAAAGTCCATGGAGTCTTTTCTGAAG GTGGCTGGGATGCGGTATCTGCACAGCGTCCTAGGCCCCATCATTGACAAGGTGTTTGAGGAGAAGAAGTATGTGGAGCTGGACCCCAGCAAAGTGGAGGTCAAGGATGTAGG GTGCACCGGGCTGCACCGCCCACAGACCGAGGCCGAGGTGCTGGAGCACAGTGCGCAGACGCTGCGAGCCCACTTGGGGGCGCTGCTGAGCGCACTCAGTCGCTCGGTTCGCGCATGCCCAGCCGTGGTCCGCGCCACCTTCCGCCAGCTCTTTCTACGCGTGCGCGAGCGCTTCCCCAGCGCCCAGCACGAG AACGTGCCGTTCATCGCTGTCACCAGCTTCCTGTGCCTGCGCTTCTTCTCTCCCGCCATCATGGCGCCCAAGCTGTTCCACCTGCGGGAGCGGCACGCGGACGCCCGCACCAGCCGCACCCTGCTCCTGCTGGCCAAG GCCGTCCAGAACGTGGGCAACATGGACACGCCGGCTTCCAGAGCCAAGGAGGCTTGGATGGAGCCGTTGCAGCCCACCGTGCACCACGGGGTGGCCCAGCTGAAGGACTTCATCACCAAGCTGGTGGACATCGAGGAGAAGGAGG AGCTGGACCTGCAGCAGGCACTGAGTTTGCAGGCACCGCCCTTGAAAGAAGGGCCTCTCTTCATCCACAAGACCAAGGGCAAGGGTCCCCTCATGTCCTCCTTCAAGAAGCTCCACTTCTCCCTCACCACGGAGGCCCTCAGTTTCGCCAAGACGCCCAACTCCAAG AAAAGCACCCTCATCAAGTTATCCAACATCCGGGCAGCAGAAAAAGTGGAGGAGAAGAGCTTCGGCAGCTCACACATCATGCAGGTCATCTATACGGACGATGCGGGCAGGCCCCAGACTGCCTACCTGCAGTGCAAG TGTGTGAATGAACTGAACCAGTGGCTGTCGGCGCTGTGGAAGGTGAGCATCAACAACAGTGGCCTGCTGGGCTCCTACCACCCCGGCGTCTTCCGTGGGGACAAGTGGAGCTGCTGTCACCAGAAGGACAAGACAG ATCTGGGCTGTGATAAGACGCGGTCACGAGTGACCCTGCAGGAGTGGAATGACCCTCTTGACCAAGAGCTGGAGGCCCAGCTCATTTACCAGCACCTGCTGGGCATGGAGGCCATGCTGCG GGAGAAGCACCAGGAGCCGAGTGCCAGCAGAGAGACAGACTCTGTGCTTACAGGCCCTGGCGAAG CCACTGAGGACCCACTGGCCCAGCTTCTCCAGGTGCTGCAGGGCCTCCAAGAGGCCCACAGGTCCAGCCCAGCCAGCTCCCCTCCCTTGGAGCCAAACCACCTCCTGGAGCTGCAGATGTGA